CTGGACACTCCGGTGGTCAATGCGTTCGCGGTGCCTGGCGGTTATATTTACATGACGCGCGGCATTATGAGCTATTTGAACGATGAGGCGGAACTGGCGGGCGTCATCGGCCATGAACTGGGCCACGTCTGCGCCCGGCACACTGCCACACAATACACCCGCGCTCTGCTGGCGCAGGTGGGCCTTGGCCTGGGTTCGATGCTATCGGAGGACTTTCGCAAATATGCCGGCATCGCCTCCTTTGGCGTTAATTTGTTGTTTCTCCGCTTCAGCCGCGACAACGAACGCCAGGCGGATGACCTGGGCGTAGAGTATTCCTCCAAATCCGGATACGACGCCAATGCCATGGCCGAGTTTTTCAACACGTTGGAGCAGATGGAGGGATCGTCCAACAGCAGCGGTTTGCCGGAGTGGTTCTCCACCCACCCTAATCCGGAGGACCGCATCGGCGCAGTGCGCCGCAAAACCGCCGAGTGGCAGCAGAAACTCGCCAATACCAAATTCGTCACCAACAAGGATCAGTATTTGGCGGCAGTGGATGGCATGGTGTACGGTGAAGATCCACGCCAGGGGTATGTGGACGGACAGGCTTTTTATCATCCGACTCTGAAATTCGTTCTGCCGGTGCCCAGCAACTGGACCGTCAACAACACACCCAGCCAGCTTCAATTCCTCGCCCCGAATCAGGACGCCGCCATCATGCTGACCGCGACCGGCGGACAAACCGCGCAGTCTGTAGCCAGCGCCTTTGTGCAGCAATCGGGCGCCACGGTGCAGAAAAATGATGCGGTGACCCTGAACGGTCTTCCGGTGCAGCGGGTGCTATCCAGCGTTACGACCGAATCCGGCACATTGAATGTGCTCTCTTATTTTATTCAAAAGGATAATTTGGTCTATACGCTGCACGGCATGTCGGACCCGAGCAAGTTCAGCAGCTATTCTTCGACGTTCAGTGAAGTCATGGGAAAGTTCAAGAATCTGACCGACGCATCCAAAATGCAGGTCAAGCCGGCTTTGCTGTCGGTGAGAACGAACAAGAGCGCCGGCACAGTGGCCATGGCGCTGCGTTCTTCCGGTGTGGCCGAGAAAGAGCTTGCCACCATGGCCCTGCTGAACGGGAAAAAGCTGGAAGACCGATTGTCCGTGAACACCAAGCTGAAGCTGGTCTCCAAATAATGGGGGATCGTTCTTGCCTCTAGCGTCATCACGCTGAACGGCATACAGGAGCCTGAGAGGAGTGGTGTTGTGGGGATAGAAGAACGAATGGCCGCCATGGTTCTGGCGGGCGTTGTTGTAGGAGTGCTGCTGTCGAGTTGTCATTCAGCGCACATGGCGGTTCCGAACGGGTTGGCGGTGCGCTACGAACCCCTGACCTGCTCCGGCAGAGGCGGGTTTAACAAAGATTTTCAATTCGGCGTTTATCAGGTTACAGATGTGCATCGCGGCTGGACCCGGCGCAGCGCCTGGGGGTTGTGGCGTCTCGAAAGGGCTAACACACAGCAGAGTTTTG
This genomic interval from bacterium contains the following:
- a CDS encoding M48 family metalloprotease, which translates into the protein LDTPVVNAFAVPGGYIYMTRGIMSYLNDEAELAGVIGHELGHVCARHTATQYTRALLAQVGLGLGSMLSEDFRKYAGIASFGVNLLFLRFSRDNERQADDLGVEYSSKSGYDANAMAEFFNTLEQMEGSSNSSGLPEWFSTHPNPEDRIGAVRRKTAEWQQKLANTKFVTNKDQYLAAVDGMVYGEDPRQGYVDGQAFYHPTLKFVLPVPSNWTVNNTPSQLQFLAPNQDAAIMLTATGGQTAQSVASAFVQQSGATVQKNDAVTLNGLPVQRVLSSVTTESGTLNVLSYFIQKDNLVYTLHGMSDPSKFSSYSSTFSEVMGKFKNLTDASKMQVKPALLSVRTNKSAGTVAMALRSSGVAEKELATMALLNGKKLEDRLSVNTKLKLVSK